The genomic window GGGCCGAACAGTATGTACGCAACATGACGGCCTTCGGCGGCACCGAACACGAGGGAGCGATCAAGATGGCGCTGCGGATGCATCCCGACGTGATCTTCTTCCTCACCGACGCCCGCATTCCTCGACTGACCGGCCGACAGTTGCGAGAGATTCGGGCCCGTGCCGAACGCGCCGGCACGACGATTCACGCTATTGAATTCGGCGCCGACGGCGTCTCGCCAGCCGACAGTTTTTTACGGCAGCTGGCGACTGATAACGGTGGGCAGTATCGCTACTTGGATGTCCGCGAGTTCCAAGCCGATGGTGACTGGGACGCAGGAGACGAAGAATGAAAGGATCGGGAATGCCCCCGTGCGCGACGCCCCTTCCCGTAGCTACGCTCGCCAGAGCGTGGGGACCGCGCCTATCCCACCGTCTGGCGACGGTAGCTACGTTCTATGGCGCTACGTTCTTTGGCGTTGCGTTCTTTGGCGTTGCGTTTCGTGGCGTTGCGTTTCGTGGCGTTGCGTTTCGTGGCGTTGCGTTTTTCAGCGTTACGCTGCTCGCTCTTCTATCCTCGCTCCACTTGTCAGCCGCCGAAGCCGATCGTGTCGCTTACCTGCCCGTTAGCAGCGACCGGCAGCAGGACACTTGGTTAGCGCAGCCGCTGCTAAAACTCTCCGGAGCCATCGAATCGTTCGACGCAGAGCAATTGGAAATCACTGTCAGCGGCGAAACCCAGCCCACTCGCATCCGCACCGAACGCATCGTCTGGGTCCAACCCGGCTGGGAAGACGAAGACGCTCGCGCTGGGATGCAGGCCTATCAGGCGGGCGACTGGCCGCAAGCGATCGCCCGGATGTTGGCGGCCTTAAAACGGCGGCCCGCGGTGTGGCGACAGGAATGGCTCTCGGTGAAATTGGCCAATGCGGCCTTCGAAGCCGGACGTTATCCCGCCGCCTTCGAATTGATTGCTCAACTGGACCGCAAGCCGCTGCCACTGCCGATGATCGGACAACTGCCGATCGTGTGGTCGGGACGGACCACCGACGCGGGCTTGATCGCCGCAGCCAAAGTCAAGTTAAACGCCGCGGAGCCATTAGCACGCTTGGCTGCGGCCAGCGTGTTGCTGACGACCACGGAAGCGACCACCGCACAACGTGTGCTGGAAGCCTTGGCCACCGATGCGGAGCGTCCTCTGGTTGCCAAACTGGCCGACGCTCAATTGTGGCGGCAGGCGACGCCGGTGGAAACGGCACGCAGCGTCCAACGCTGGCAAGCCAAGACCGATGCCCTGCCCCCGGCGCTCATCCACGGACCCATGGCGGCGATCGCCGAACGCTTGCAAGCGGCCGGGGAAGCCGAGCAAGCCGTGGAGTTATGGTTGGCCGTCGCGCTGCTGTCGCCCGACCCGGCCAGCCCTCAAGCCCGCCGCGCCAAACAAGCCGCCCAGCAACTGCTGCGGACGCTCGGTCGAGATCCCGACGCCGACCGGCTGAAGTGAAGGACGACGCGGCAAAATTTTGACCAATCGGCGGACAAACAATTAGGATGCCGGTAGCTGCGGAAAATGCTTCTGCGCACCATCAACCTCTTCTGACGCAACAAGGTGCACCATGTTTCGAACACTGATTCTGGGATTGCTGCTCGTATCTACCACCTCTACCGCCACGTTATCCTATGCGGATGAACACCAGTCGGATTCGGCCACGGCAAGCCATGCCGACTATTCAACGTTGCAATTCTATTTCCCGCCAACGATTGCAAATGGTGCACCTGGACAAGCGAAGTTTGCGCCCGAGGTCGCACGGGTTTACATCGATAATAGCTACGTCGGTGACCTGGTCGTCAATTTGCATGGGCATGATCCCTCGCTACGCGTTGCCAGTGGCGAGCACGCGATTCGCGTGGAGATGTCGAATCAGCGAAAGTTTGATACCAAGATAATGATTCTCGGTCGGGGCTCTACGCAATTGTTAGTCGTTGATTTCAACGCCAAGTCTCCTGGCGACCAGCACTGACGGTACCGAGGGGCCGTCGCGGTGAACCATCGGTTGGGTGTCTTCCATGTGGCTATAATTGCCACGTGTATTACCCCAATGGTTCTATCTTCCATGCCCGAACGAAACCCGTATCAACCGACGTCCCAGATTGACAGGGCTTTGCGGCGTGGGATCCGTGGACGCATCGCGCTGGCGATCTACTCGGCGGCAGCGTTCGGCTTCGCGGCATTCATGATCGGTGGGTTTCTCTTCCTGGATGATCAAGGATTGTTCTTCAGCCCTGGTCTGAATCAAGACGTAGTCACCATCGCGGTGTTCGTCGTGGCTTTGGCGTGTGGTGGATGTGGGGCGATGCTCTGTGCTCAAGTCCTTCGCTATCAGCTTGCGTCAAGGATAGCCGTATTCGCCGTTGCAAATGCCTTCATT from Roseimaritima ulvae includes these protein-coding regions:
- a CDS encoding serine/threonine-protein kinase, producing MSAAEADRVAYLPVSSDRQQDTWLAQPLLKLSGAIESFDAEQLEITVSGETQPTRIRTERIVWVQPGWEDEDARAGMQAYQAGDWPQAIARMLAALKRRPAVWRQEWLSVKLANAAFEAGRYPAAFELIAQLDRKPLPLPMIGQLPIVWSGRTTDAGLIAAAKVKLNAAEPLARLAAASVLLTTTEATTAQRVLEALATDAERPLVAKLADAQLWRQATPVETARSVQRWQAKTDALPPALIHGPMAAIAERLQAAGEAEQAVELWLAVALLSPDPASPQARRAKQAAQQLLRTLGRDPDADRLK